The Candidatus Zixiibacteriota bacterium genome contains a region encoding:
- a CDS encoding ABC transporter permease → MSSWSQRLWETREGMHLALEAVRANKFRSLMTIIGVMVGVGAVILVNSIMDGFTAYAESSIDKIGSNVLYITQWDESTDFDNLTQEQRRRKDITMIEASAIEEMCPLVKAVAPQKRAYNNIAKNGNRSIRNPDDFRGCWPTQMIVTNREMAQGRFIDENDMRREAMVCVIGPEVSEALFDSYEEAVGQEIRINGWKFTVIGVQERVEDLFGISENDFIFIPMTTFDRLYPNTTEVTLMCSAVSRSQFGDAMDQVINALRRVRKVRPDEENNFGILTQDRFKDEVAGITSKVQLGATAVACVGLMVGVIGVMNIMLVAVTQRTREIGVRKAVGARKRNILFQFLVEAATLTMIGGVVGIVFGAGLGWLVTTVLEWRYFFSPVWAVIGLLLSAGTGMIFGLYPAWRAARIDPIVALRYE, encoded by the coding sequence ATGAGTAGCTGGTCGCAGCGGCTTTGGGAGACCCGCGAGGGGATGCACTTGGCGCTGGAGGCGGTCCGCGCCAATAAATTCCGTAGTCTGATGACGATCATCGGCGTGATGGTCGGCGTCGGCGCGGTGATCTTGGTGAATTCGATCATGGATGGATTTACGGCGTATGCGGAGTCGTCGATCGACAAGATCGGCAGCAACGTGCTGTATATCACCCAGTGGGACGAAAGCACCGACTTCGACAATCTGACACAGGAGCAGCGCCGCCGCAAGGACATCACAATGATCGAGGCGTCCGCGATCGAAGAAATGTGTCCGCTGGTCAAGGCCGTGGCGCCGCAGAAGCGCGCCTACAACAATATCGCCAAAAACGGAAATCGCTCGATCCGCAATCCGGATGATTTCCGCGGCTGTTGGCCGACACAGATGATCGTCACCAATCGCGAGATGGCACAGGGGCGATTTATCGACGAAAACGATATGCGCCGCGAAGCGATGGTGTGTGTTATCGGCCCGGAAGTCTCCGAGGCGCTGTTCGATTCATATGAAGAAGCAGTCGGCCAGGAAATCCGGATCAACGGCTGGAAATTCACGGTCATCGGCGTGCAGGAGCGGGTTGAAGACCTCTTCGGCATTAGCGAGAATGATTTCATCTTCATCCCCATGACGACCTTCGATCGACTCTATCCGAACACCACCGAAGTGACTCTCATGTGCAGTGCCGTTTCGCGATCGCAGTTCGGCGACGCGATGGATCAGGTGATCAACGCGCTCCGGCGGGTGCGTAAGGTGCGTCCCGACGAGGAGAACAACTTTGGAATTCTGACGCAGGATCGGTTCAAAGACGAGGTCGCGGGGATCACTTCCAAGGTGCAGTTGGGCGCAACGGCGGTGGCCTGCGTTGGTTTGATGGTCGGAGTCATTGGTGTGATGAATATCATGCTGGTAGCCGTAACTCAGCGGACCCGCGAGATCGGCGTGCGTAAGGCCGTCGGCGCCCGCAAGCGCAATATCCTGTTTCAGTTTCTTGTCGAAGCTGCGACCCTGACAATGATCGGTGGTGTGGTGGGAATCGTCTTTGGCGCCGGTTTGGGCTGGCTGGTAACTACGGTCTTGGAATGGCGCTACTTCTTCT
- a CDS encoding ABC transporter permease produces the protein MILFSLIRESLAALWANRLRSGLTVLGMTLGVTSVIAIVSTVEGMQNNLEDAFASLGSNTFMVTRFGFGLSMQEYLERMHRRKLTRGLIEPIQEGCPDCAEVGAETYASDPVKYGSRRMGHVSVEGSTPNILDMRDLDVAVGRYLSWEDDARRRQVAFLGHRVYERLFEGMNAIGEKIRIGKHEFVVIGVAEELGGMLGEDMDEFISIPLATHQKLYQQPGNPVNLVISAVSLERREPAMDQVRVVLRSARHVSYDDGDDFTIVTPDAILSFINDFTAGFRIVMISLPLLSIVIGGIVIMNIMMISVTERTREIGIRKSLGARRRHILTQFLYESTFMSLLGGSAGILFGIWIGKMVLTSLLDINVAPTTLAIILGFGISTAVGLFFGIYPAYRASRFDPIRALSYE, from the coding sequence ATGATCTTGTTCTCGCTGATTCGCGAATCCCTGGCCGCTCTCTGGGCCAACCGCCTGCGGTCGGGTCTGACCGTACTCGGCATGACGCTGGGCGTGACTTCAGTTATCGCTATTGTCTCGACCGTCGAGGGGATGCAAAACAATCTGGAAGATGCGTTTGCCTCGCTTGGCTCAAATACCTTCATGGTCACCCGTTTCGGCTTCGGCCTGTCAATGCAGGAGTATCTCGAACGGATGCATCGGCGCAAGCTGACGCGGGGATTGATCGAACCGATTCAGGAAGGTTGTCCCGACTGCGCCGAGGTCGGCGCCGAGACCTACGCTTCCGATCCGGTTAAGTACGGATCGCGTCGCATGGGGCACGTTTCCGTTGAAGGGAGCACTCCCAATATCCTGGATATGCGTGATTTGGACGTGGCCGTCGGCCGCTATCTTTCATGGGAAGACGATGCTCGGCGCCGCCAGGTGGCATTTCTGGGGCACCGGGTCTACGAGCGGCTGTTCGAGGGCATGAACGCGATCGGCGAAAAGATTCGCATCGGTAAGCATGAGTTTGTCGTCATCGGTGTGGCGGAAGAACTGGGCGGGATGCTAGGGGAGGACATGGATGAATTCATTTCGATTCCATTGGCAACCCACCAGAAGCTCTATCAGCAGCCGGGCAATCCGGTCAATCTGGTGATCAGCGCGGTGTCACTCGAGCGGCGCGAGCCGGCCATGGATCAAGTGCGCGTTGTGCTCCGTTCGGCCCGGCACGTGTCCTACGACGATGGAGATGACTTTACAATTGTCACTCCCGATGCGATTCTGAGTTTCATCAACGACTTCACCGCCGGCTTCCGCATCGTGATGATTTCACTGCCATTGTTGTCGATCGTGATCGGCGGGATCGTGATCATGAACATCATGATGATCTCGGTGACCGAACGCACCCGGGAAATCGGCATTCGCAAATCCCTGGGCGCGCGACGGCGCCACATTCTGACACAATTTCTCTACGAATCGACATTCATGTCGCTTCTGGGCGGATCGGCAGGAATTCTCTTCGGCATTTGGATCGGCAAGATGGTGTTGACCTCGCTGCTTGATATCAATGTTGCGCCAACGACGCTGGCGATCATTCTTGGCTTCGGCATCTCAACCGCCGTAGGGCTGTTCTTCGGCATTTATCCGGCCTATCGGGCTTCCCGGTTTGACCCGATTCGGGCACTCAGCTATGAGTAG